The DNA window cacacacacacacacacgcagcaacAGGCTAACAGAAGGAGCCACCGCTGCTGCCGTCAGCCGATCTTAATTCATGTCCAAAGCCTGTGCACATGCTAATATGTACTTGCATTATTTCACAAATTTTAcgtaaaaaaaattccacatcAGCCAATGCAGCAGACCTGGCAGACATTCCCTAGCCCTATAGGAAGAAGGAGTGAGCGCTACCCACACCAGGGCAGGGAGCGTGCGATCCTGTTTATTATCTTACCATCTTTACTCCACCGCCGACCAAGGGAAAGACCAACAATCAATAACAGGAAGCAATAACTGAAGCCGCGCTGGCTGAGGCGGAGGAAATTATTAAAAGAGCCGAGCGTCTCTTCCCCGCTGACCTCCGCTGTTGTGGGTAAACAGGTGACGGGTTTGACCGAAAACACACAGAAGACAGGCCGAGCGGCCGCACAAATACGCACAACGGGCCTCATTCACGGAACGCGCGTACGCTCACATCTGCGCGTAAACTGCGTGTGAGAACGTTTCCAAGAGCATGTCATCGGCATTCCtcgtttttttccttccttgtaTTTGTTCGTGGCCGTTTCCTTACGCAAATCACGTACAAtttgcagacagacacacacacacagtgcacagagacacaaccacacccacccacacacacacacacacacacacacacacacacacaggaaaactaCGTACACAGAAGCTCAGTATCTGAGCAGAATGGCCCTGCTTAGTCATCATGCTGTTTCCCTGCCCTCTGCAGCGGTCTAAATAGCCCTTTACTCAGATTTAAGTTATGCGGCCAGAGACTCACATCCCCTGAAAAAATCTGCTAATTTCTCAGTGATGTCATGCAGGCAGCGGACCCGGGCAGAAGAGCCCAAAAAGGAGATGCATTGACTCGGGCCGGGGGGAACAGGAAATGGGAACGCAAGCGCTGACTAATGGCATTCCAGCGTCCGTCACAGCGTTCCCACCCCTACACAACATTCCTCACCAAGCACGTCACATTTCGGTCAAGGGATTGATTGAAGgacaagacccccccccccccccccaccccccacccccaccaacaaccccccacccacactaTCCCCAAGATCGCCTTTGCCTAAACACTCCACCGTCACATCACACGGCTCACCACCAATCGGTGCTCGGTGTCAACAACCAATCACGGTCTTTCGCCAACGGCGACCACAAAGCCGCAATCTCATGTTCACATTAGCAACTTACCCTAAGTGTTCACCCTTAAATGCGGATTCTTTTCAGTCCGCCCCTGTTCATGACTGCacgtcacacacagacacagtccctGTGAACGAAACGCACAGTCCCAGTCCTTGTGAACTAAACACACAGTCCCAGTCCTTGTGAACTGAAGCCACAGTCCCAGTCCTTGTGAACTGAAGCCACAGTCCCAGTCCTTGTGAACGAATCACACAGAGCGTCCCACACGCACTCAACATTCCGAAATGCGCTGTTTTGGAAAATGtagagacaacaacaacaacgaaaaacgaaaaaaaaaacacacagaaaaaaaaaacggcaggcAGTCGCAGCGGAGTTTGGCCACAGGCCTGCTGACCGGCGGCTGCTCTCCgtcccacacacagcagctcacGAGAAACGGGCTTCTGCCGAGAACTCCCAGACTAATAAACACCAGCCCTCCAGCAGCTCCAACAGAGCAACCGACGCCATTCATGAAAATCTAGACCCGGCGATCGGATGCACCGTGTGGCGATTAATTACCTGGGTGGGAAAACTAACACCGGCCACCGGCCCCCGGCCAAACGCGGGGAAATTTCATCTGTGGCTGGTGAGTGCGACTATTCAACCAGCCACTTGGGAGGTAACAACCCGGGCCGTCTCTTGGAGGTCCTGTTCTATTCTAAACATCGGGCTGTCAGGCATAGCTGGTGAGTTTTGGGAGGCACGGAGGCCAGTGGATGAAAAAGTCAGTTTCCAGGTCCGGATCACACCGACAGAGACCGTCACTGAGAGCGAAAGATACCGACCGGACGGCACAGTGAGGCCCCGTCCCGCACCGTCGCTgctgaggaagagaggaacggagaggaagagaggaacagAGTGTAGCTGCGCAGTCAGCAGGCCCCCACACATGGGAGCGGaaggcaggaagagagaaagaggaagagaagatgGACTGAAAAACACGACAGAGGAGAGAGTCCGTTTCCCTGGCAagccgggtgtgtgtgtgtgtgtgtgagtgtgtgtgcgtatgtgtgtgttagcgtgctcGTTCTCCTGTGCAGGACTGCAGACTCAGTAGGGGCCCAGTCCACTGACAGCACAAAGGAAGGCTGGGTTCAggtggggtcaaaggtcaaagacTGAGCAATGAGAGAACGCtgaaaaaaccagcacacaggcGGAGACCTGctcaaaaaccagcacacaggcGGAGCACTGctcaaaaaccagcacacagaactgctcaaaaaccagcacacaggcGGAGCACTGctcaaaaaccagcacacaggcGGAGCACTGctcaaaaaccagcacacaggcGGAGCACTGctcaaaaaccagcacacaggcGGAGCACTGctcaaaaaccagcacacaggcGGAGCACTGctcaaaaaccagcacacaggcGGAGCACTGctcaaaaaccagcacacaggcGGAGCACTGCTCAAAAACTGCCAAGGGCAAGCAAACGACAGACATGTATTCAGCCGTCTGTCCTCACAGCAGTCTCATCCAACTgccagcacgcacacacacacgcacacacacagacagacagacagacacacacacacacgcacacacacagacacacacacacacgcacacacacagacagacagacagacagacacacacacacacacacagacagacagacacacacacacgcacgcacacccccCACATGAAAGATGGGAAGCCGCCCCTTACGCAAGTCACTGACAGCTGGCGTGCCACGGCCAATCGGAACAGGCCACGGAACCCCGGAGCTCCCTCACTCTCCGCATAGAGAGGGCAGCCGGTGCGTGAGCCGCTCGCAAACACCGCACCGGCGCAGCCGACAGTCCGGCCAATCACACTTCAGCAATCCTGACGCTCACGAGCCCAGCGCCTATCGGCGCGACCGATCAGCACCACGCCCACAACGCCAGCACCCACCTGAGCGCCTGGCAGCCGCGCCGGACACCGTGTTCTTTCATCACCCCTGCTATGAGAGATCTGGCACAGGAgccgcccgggggggggggggggcggggcggagagagagagagagagagagagagaacagcaccAGGAGCCAAATGAACTTCGCTGGCAGACTGCTGCAGCTTACTAATGTCTCATTTATTAAATAgacttctccccccccccccgcccacccccttgGGACAAGGTTGAAAAAGGGAATCTTAACGAAGAGTGACAGAATGCGTGTGACATCACGGGCAGCCAGCGCCACGTGGCCACGTGACAACCCAGGCAGGGTGCAGGGAGtggtgaggggcgggggagagtgttcggggggcggggggtcatGTGTGTTAGCGCTCGGGGACATGGCCGACCCAGGCATCAGGAAGTCAATACGCACCATGGAGCCATCTCCATCTGCGACTGCACTGGtactgacacagagcagctgtgtgtgtgtgggacctgcagcacagtgtgactgtgactgtgtctgtctgtctgtgtgactgtgtctgtgcatctgtgtgactGCATCATGAGACTTCATGAATGTtgtgaccaaaaaaataataaaaattcaaagcAAGCCAACTTTTATCATGCTCGTGTGAAATACTGGTTCAGATAAAAGGCTTCATTGTATGCAGGGCTCATCCAAACTGGATTTGCCTTCATTCAAATGCTACTCCCTTTGAAATGACCTACAGCAACACAGTGCACAGACTTCTCAGCCTGAATGAGAGGGTCAGGGCTGTTAAGATTGCCTGTATCTTCACTGTGTGTAGTACAGATTTGGGTCATCGTCGCCTCTAATTCTGCGttcaaaattttgttttcagtgactCTACTCTTTGCTGTGTGTGAAAGATATGGGATTCAAATGATCACAAGGCAGCATGTTTTCACAccaatataaaaaatgtgaatgggAACCTATATAAACTGTTGATACAGATCAATACAGGTAACACATGACCATATGTGCCCTGGGAGTCAGCTGAAAatgacaaccccccccacccccaccaccagggGATACTGGTCAACCACAGGGGTCTGTGATTTTAAACAGGCAATTTTTCAACTGCACCCAATCCAGGAATGGGTCCACTTAGCGGGAAGACTGTTGACAGCAAACGCTGCAGAAAATCAACCTGAACTCTCGTGAACAGGGCTGAGGTGGGCTCCCCAACTCTACAGTCCAGCacccccagagagagagagagagaacaccttTCCCGGGCCACGCCCTGTATTCAAATGCGCAGGTGGACTGGACGAGTGTGGCCACTGGGAGCTACAGCGGGCAGACAGGTGTGCAACGACCTCCCGGGGATTCACCTTTCACACAGTCAAGGTCACGAGCCGCACCCACAtcctccacccccaaccccccgcgcCAGCCACAACACCAGCCTCAGCACACTGCTCCGCGACACACAGCTGATGACTTCAAATTATTACAAGGAGGAAGTGGTATTCAGAAAAGTGCTGTACGGGCAGTAGAGAACagcccccccttgccccccccccccccatatgagTAGTTGCTAGAGCACTGGTCTTCCATCCTGGCCCTGAAGAGAAGCAGGCTCTGCAGTTTGGTTAGCACCAGAAATCCCACAAGCAGCTCGGACCAAGACACCAGATGAGGCAGACAAATTGCGTAATAAACTGATTCTATTGATGAAGCTCTGAGGGACAACAACTAGCGCGATCCGTGGGCTTCCAGGACCAGCAATAAAGACCACTGTATTTCCGGAGAGAAAGGGCTGAAGATGGGACCAACTCCACCTCGTACCGTGGCAAGGACACGACAGCTCCTTCTCGGTCTCTCGCGTAAGGATGCGTTGCCGAGGCTGTTGatgcgtgcgtgtctgtttgtatgCGCGCGGCAATAAATGTGTAGGGAACATGGAGGCGTGTCTTTACGGCGCTATAGCAGATGATTACAGAACGAGCTTTCCGCTACTGCGTCCAAACACGTGCAAACAGATAAGAAGGATCCACCCAGCACACCCATGACAACCATATAAACCATTAAACAGACATTCAACAAACCGCATAATGAAAGATGAACCGCCAGGTCTATCCAGTTTCAAGCATCACCGCCAGGTCTATCCAGTTTCAAGCACTGGCTCGATGCACGGCGTACGTGGAAGCACAAACGTCACTGACGTTTCTAACGCTATAGCCCCGTTTCAAAACAAGCCCTACAGGCAGTAGCTACAGACATACTACTGTTTATATGGAGAACAACGCATGGATCACTATCATCCTCTCGAGATAAAGGGGCTATAAACCACCATTCCATATTAATCATCACTATGGTAACAAACAACTAGGCGTTGGCAAGGTGccaatttttttatattccGGTGCAGTTGGACTGGTCTATCGATTCATTGGTTCACAATGCTCGGCACACATGCTAGGTATTCAACCACCATCAACACCCAACTGTCTGAAAGCCCACGGCCGTTTGTCCCACAGCCTGTTTTAAAGAGCCCTCCCCATGCCACTACATATTAAAGctttttcttaaattaaagATTCTGCTTGATTAACTCATCTGATCAATAAACAGCCACCCAACTCTAATAGGCAGAATCCCACTATTCTATTCTGTCCCACAGACTGAAACCTATTCATTGAACCACTTTCCCCCAAAAACAATGTCAACAGTGCCTATCTGTCCCCACTTACTCATCGTTCTATCTACGAACTGAGATGATACTGTTGACTACATCATTTCCTGTCGCCCTGTTAGCAGTACCCTATTTTTGGTTCAATTGCCTGAAGTTTACTCTTCGTtcggttttttttgtgtttgctgttACAGTGTTTTTCCACCGCGACTCTGTGAACTTTCGTGTTTGTTCTGTGACACAACTACCGTAATTAGCCTCTGATTGCAGTCACCGCTTTTCTACATTCAATGCCTTCTCAAAGCATCACCGTCGCTGTGACCGTTTTCCAGTCTTTCCTGTTGTTTCCTGTACTGTATCAGTAGTCGACCAGCCGTTTAAAGTAAATGTAATCATTGTGATCACATCCCAGTGTTTACTGACAATTCAAAAGAAAAGTGTGATAGATGAAGTTAGCCTGGATGAGATTATCTCATGGTTGATCATTTGGGTATACGTCTGtgaataaatcaaattaatatcAGTGACATATACGTGATTGTAAAGTCGGGACCGTTACAATTATTTACTTCTAGTCTCgattagaaataaaatgttgaaaaactGACACTGTTCACAAACGGCCTAACTTTTTGTGTCTGTGGTGCAACTTATTCCCATGTCACTCTCCTACCGAAGTACCAACCTTTTTTAAACTCTTCCAACATGGAATCCAACTTGGTGTCGTGAAATACAAAATGCACCGGGTGGTTGTAGAACTTGGTGATCGTTTTTAGGGTCGTGCAGTCGTCCGGGTCCACGAACGCCAGGTCCTTCACAAAGAGAACATCCACGATGTTGGAACGTTCGTCCTCGAAGACGGGGATGCGCGTGTAGCCGCTCTCCATAATCTCGGACATGGTGTTGAAGTCGAGCACCGCATCGCTGTGGATCATGAAGCAGTCGTTCAGAGTTGTCATGACGTCCTCCACGGTCTTGGTACGGAGCTCCAGAGCCCCCTGGATCATGTTGAGTTCTTCTTTAACCAAGTCGTTGTACGGTTCTGTCACTTTCAGCATCTCCACGAGCTTCTCCCGGTTGTACACGGTGCCGATCTCCTGGCCTAACACACAGTCCAGGAGCCTGCTGATTGGGTACGATAGTGGAAAGGTGACCAGCATGAAAAACTTGGTCACAAGGATGGTGTTGGCCCCCACCGCCAAACCGTGGCGGGAACACAGTGCCTGGGGTACGATCTCCCCAAAGATAACGATGCCAATAGTGGAGGCGACCACTGCGCCGAGGCCGGAACCGATGAGGTCGTCCAACAGGATCGTGAGCGTGGTATTCACCAGCACGTTGCCGAGCAAAAGGGAACACAGCAGGTAGTTTCCTTTCCTGCGAATGGGCTCAATTTTGCGGGCGTACTTCTTCTCCTTCTCGGTGCCACAACTCTGAACGATGCGGAGCTCCATCGGGTCAAGGGCCATCAGACCCAGATTGAGACCGCTGAACATGCCTGACAGCACCAAGAGAAACGCGATGAGGATGATCTGCAGCCACATCGGCAACAGGGACGTCTTCTCCTCCACCACCCTCAGCTTGCCGTCGCTCTCACCCAGCAGGTACCACTTGTCTTCCGGGCTTTGCCTGACGCACAAGCCATACTCCTTATGCGGCTCGCTCTTGCGGAGCGGTTTAATGTTTACACTCAGCAATCCCGTAGTGCCCTGGTTGCTGACGTTCATGTAACGGCCGATTGCGAAGTCTTTCGTGAAGTCGGCGCAAGTCCTGTTAAAATTGTCATTATTCTTATCCTCGTCACCGTGCTCCGTGAACCTGATCTGTGAAGAGGTGTTTGAGTTGAGCTGCAGCCCGTAAAACCTGAGCAGGATCTTGCTCTCCTCAGTTACCTGGATGACCCCGTCATCAGTCGTCGTCGCTTCCTTGTCGCTTTTTTCCAGTCTCATGCCGATGATCCGGCTGTTGCCGACCTCCACTCCCGCCGCCTCAGCTCGCCCAGCAACTGCGCTCcagataaaaatgattaaagttAGAATATACCCCTGTCCACTCCAGTCTGTCGCCATGTTTGTTTCACTCTCAGCGAGACGGGAGCTGACGTCACCTACTCATTGCACATAGCCACCCCCTCATTAACATAATACCTCCCTCTGGGACGCCCACCAGAAACGTCAACTAATGAGGAAGCGCTTTGGTGCTTCTTGTAATTTAAGGAGGACTGTGACTCGCCTTAAGGTGGATTTGGAGATACAACAATATTTACAACGTTATACATTTATTGAAGTGCATCCCAAAAATTTGCTGTGGATAGTACGTTATCATAGCTATGCAGACGATGTCATTAAACAGACGTTATTTAGATGGAGGTTATAAGTATTTAGAGCAGTATTTGTGTACAGGAATACATGCCAGAGTTAACCAACTTTGTTTAGAGTCACTGGGTATGCTGATTTTCGTTGTTTTACTTCGCACTCCGTTGATGCTCAAAATCAGTTGCGTGCGCAGTTCACTTACCCTCAACTGGTTaaaggtgaaaagaaaaactagCATACTCAATGGCCCTCGGGGCCAACGCTATGGCAATCTCtgatatgtctaattttacttttaaaacaagCTTGGACCTACTACTAGGTCCTAGACAAAATATATGGGTTTGGCTCTCATCATTGTCACGATCTTAGCAGATGGCATGCCGGTACAGAGTCTGCGCCATGCAGCTCCGAATTTTGGCACAACATTTTGCAGGCCTGCGGACCTTGTTGGTAAACATTACATCATCAGACGCCGAGCTCCCGCTGATTGGTTGGCGATGAGATAATTGTAGTTCTGCGATGTAGATCCAAGGAATGAACCCGGTGGGCGACAGCTACCGCCTGAAAGGGTTGACGTGAGcttcacaaaaatatttcaagcaACCCAGCCGTTCATTAAACTTGTTAATGGGTTTTCCTTAAAGTTAAAGTAACTTCATTCAGTCGATTCAAGTGAACCGTTACTATTTTTTACCATCCCCACATAAATCtgtcaaatttgtttatttagaaaTCCATTAGTGCAATTGAACCATTTTTCCCAGGTTCATACAAAAAGCtttacaaatacatacaaacattgGCCAGAAAGTATTAGCAGTGAATTATTATTTAACCACCGGCGCTTCCTGCCTGACAGACCTCGCATCACTTACATTGAGTAGGCCTATTTCAGACAGAGGCGACCTTGAATCGCCACGTGCAACACTTGGCCCACATGCACTGCCTCTTGCAGTTTAGTTCACTGTACTGTAGACTGATAGCTTCTACTGTACACTGCAAGTTGactgcacgtgtatgtggtacAGATATTCCAAATGAAGCGCGACACCTTCGCCCCAACGCTTACGTCCAAGACCCGCGAGGACACCGCGGAGGCTGAAAAGGGACTTCCTGGAACAGAGCCGCCGATGAAGATAAAACCACAATGCCAAGCATGCAGCCACATAAACCACGGTAATGCAACCTCAACGGGTGGGATCTTTTGACGTTGGTTCCAGGGCCGGTTCGTCGAGTTTAGTTCTCAGATGAAGACTAAGATAAATTGACAGATAGAACACGCAACTGCATGGCATTGCGTGATACACAGAATGGCACACAGAACGACTTATGGTATAGCCTCACAGTACACCACCAAttaagaaaatgttaaataattattaacgATAAGATGGGAATCACGTGAGACAAAATAAGTACAAAAATTTGTTCAAATTGTCACGATTAAGCACTTTGGTCGGATTGTCTATCGTTCCCCCCTAAACGTGTATTTATTAAGATTCTTATTCTTCCaaatttgtaaattatttagACGTATTCACGTAATCATTATGGCGTGTACTTCAGCAGGCAGGGCCGCAGCAACAAATTCTCGGATACGGGACGAAATATGTACGGAGGCCCCCcaccaatatattttgtaacaaattaaaaatagttacacCCCGTAGTCTGGGCCCCCCTCGGGATGTGACACGGGACAAagtgtcccccccctcccccacgtaAAAGTGGTATTGAAATTATTCTCCTAAATTGTCAGTTCAAATCCCAGAGCATTTTTACCCTTTAGCAACGCGCAGTACCATCAGAATTGTTTCATAAAAATGCAGCCGTATGAATTGATAATGTGTAGCTACAACGTAGGCTAAATAAATCAACGTACACGTCTGCCCATGTaataatatttgcatttcaaGATGTTTGTTTGAATAGCATAAAATTTATTCTGACTGAGACTGCAGAGTGCTAACAACCTTGGATCCGTTCAGGCTTGAGCACGATCGGCTGGAGGGAGGATTTGTTTTCGGTCGTCATTTTTGGcttgctgcttcttttcacccaCCATGCAGCTCAGCGCTCATGCAGCGCCCTCGTGTGTCCACATCAGGACTTACCTGCTTTATTTCAGATCATTTATACGTCACACCAGCCAGTTAATTTGGTTTGTAAATTCGCTCTTTTCCAACTTCTGTGTATTCTCAAAATCCAGGGTTGTTGCCCTGTTGTGTCTCTCATTGGTGCCTCCCACTATTAACCTGATCTTAGGCTTTCTACGTCATCTGACCTCTTTATTTACTACACCTGTACcatctcacctggtttctttatCTTTGCGACATCAGTAGAGACAATAAAAGACAAGTTGGTGGTGCAGAGGAGAACTGCTTCAAAGGCTGATACCATGTTC is part of the Anguilla anguilla isolate fAngAng1 chromosome 10, fAngAng1.pri, whole genome shotgun sequence genome and encodes:
- the LOC118206809 gene encoding metal transporter CNNM4 isoform X2, translating into MATDWSGQGYILTLIIFIWSAVAGRAEAAGVEVGNSRIIGMRLEKSDKEATTTDDGVIQVTEESKILLRFYGLQLNSNTSSQIRFTEHGDEDKNNDNFNRTCADFTKDFAIGRYMNVSNQGTTGLLSVNIKPLRKSEPHKEYGLCVRQSPEDKWYLLGESDGKLRVVEEKTSLLPMWLQIILIAFLLVLSGMFSGLNLGLMALDPMELRIVQSCGTEKEKKYARKIEPIRRKGNYLLCSLLLGNVLVNTTLTILLDDLIGSGLGAVVASTIGIVIFGEIVPQALCSRHGLAVGANTILVTKFFMLVTFPLSYPISRLLDCVLGQEIGTVYNREKLVEMLKVTEPYNDLVKEELNMIQGALELRTKTVEDVMTTLNDCFMIHSDAVLDFNTMSEIMESGYTRIPVFEDERSNIVDVLFVKDLAFVDPDDCTTLKTITKFYNHPVHFVFHDTKLDSMLEEFKKGKSHLAIVQKVNNEGEGDPFYEVLGLVTLEDVIEEIIKSEILDESDLYTDNRNRKKVAPNKNKRDFSAFKHESESKVKISPQLLLAAHRFLATEVSLFSPSLISEKVLLRILRHPDVILEIKFNESDKRSPLHYVYQRGKPVDYFVLILQGRVEVEAGNENMKFETGPFSFYGVMALNTPSLVTTCRPRHLSLKRCSLFSRFPEFRSPSHISGLNRSASLSCTDRTDTLSVSGSNSQLNSAPSPQYTPDFYVRALSDLQYVKITRSQYQNGLVASRMDSTPQSPESGHTRLDLPLTQAPPEVAENGSDETTSLLNEQNCQSSHQSNHNTHTESTI
- the LOC118206809 gene encoding metal transporter CNNM4 isoform X1, translating into MATDWSGQGYILTLIIFIWSAVAGRAEAAGVEVGNSRIIGMRLEKSDKEATTTDDGVIQVTEESKILLRFYGLQLNSNTSSQIRFTEHGDEDKNNDNFNRTCADFTKDFAIGRYMNVSNQGTTGLLSVNIKPLRKSEPHKEYGLCVRQSPEDKWYLLGESDGKLRVVEEKTSLLPMWLQIILIAFLLVLSGMFSGLNLGLMALDPMELRIVQSCGTEKEKKYARKIEPIRRKGNYLLCSLLLGNVLVNTTLTILLDDLIGSGLGAVVASTIGIVIFGEIVPQALCSRHGLAVGANTILVTKFFMLVTFPLSYPISRLLDCVLGQEIGTVYNREKLVEMLKVTEPYNDLVKEELNMIQGALELRTKTVEDVMTTLNDCFMIHSDAVLDFNTMSEIMESGYTRIPVFEDERSNIVDVLFVKDLAFVDPDDCTTLKTITKFYNHPVHFVFHDTKLDSMLEEFKKGKSHLAIVQKVNNEGEGDPFYEVLGLVTLEDVIEEIIKSEILDESDLYTDNRNRKKVAPNKNKRDFSAFKHESESKVKISPQLLLAAHRFLATEVSLFSPSLISEKVLLRILRHPDVILEIKFNESDKRSPLHYVYQRGKPVDYFVLILQGRVEVEAGNENMKFETGPFSFYGVMALNTPSLEFRSPSHISGLNRSASLSCTDRTDTLSVSGSNSQLNSAPSPQYTPDFYVRALSDLQYVKITRSQYQNGLVASRMDSTPQSPESGHTRLDLPLTQAPPEVAENGSDETTSLLNEQNCQSSHQSNHNTHTESTI